The following coding sequences are from one Rhizobiaceae bacterium window:
- a CDS encoding RidA family protein — protein MLSETVAYGGTVWVAGMVARPVLAEASIQLQTADILQQLDERLAAVQSDRTCLLSVNVWLSDIADWAEMNTVWTEWLNGAPAPARATVQAAIFPPYRVEIAAVAAMPHASSVAVESPRFSSSQHHASASSSNSSHQTV, from the coding sequence ATGTTGAGCGAAACCGTCGCATATGGTGGAACTGTATGGGTGGCCGGCATGGTTGCACGGCCCGTCCTGGCGGAAGCCTCGATCCAACTTCAGACGGCCGATATTCTCCAGCAACTGGACGAGCGGCTTGCTGCGGTCCAAAGTGACCGAACGTGCTTGCTGTCTGTGAATGTCTGGCTGTCCGACATAGCGGATTGGGCTGAAATGAACACCGTTTGGACCGAATGGCTGAACGGCGCGCCGGCTCCTGCCCGTGCGACAGTCCAGGCCGCGATATTCCCACCCTATCGCGTGGAGATTGCCGCAGTCGCGGCCATGCCGCATGCCTCTTCCGTCGCGGTCGAATCGCCGCGCTTTTCAAGCTCTCAGCATCATGCCTCGGCTTCATCGTCGAACAGTTCGCATCAAACCGTCTAA
- a CDS encoding alpha-hydroxy-acid oxidizing protein, translated as MSRSLADAINIDDLRTLAKRRMPKALFDFVDGGAEDEVSLRENRSQFDRWRLIARHPVSVTTRDLSVEIFGERIAAPFIISPTGLAALTRGRAEVALARGAQNVGIPMTLSTAASISIEDLARDAAGATRWFQLYIFKDREFTRSLIERAKKAGYTALVVSVDCPVLGQRERDFRNRMTIPLRPTVANVIDVLRRPRWLFDFLAHGVPKPENFAGLRSNNAQSLIMQMQEQFDPSISWTDIAWVRSQWQGPLIIKGLVSAIDARLAIERGVDGIVVSNQGGRQLDHAVPTLEALPYIVDAVGQRATVFCDGGFRRGTDVVKALALGAKAVFLGRATLFGAAAGGEPGVVRALRILCDELDRAMALMGCASLDQIDHATIWDRFHDRFRQYPRQTREVDA; from the coding sequence ATGTCCCGATCGCTTGCAGACGCCATCAACATTGACGACTTGCGAACACTGGCCAAACGAAGGATGCCGAAAGCGCTTTTCGACTTCGTGGACGGCGGCGCGGAGGACGAAGTCAGCCTGCGGGAAAACAGGAGCCAGTTCGATCGATGGCGCCTCATCGCGCGCCATCCAGTCAGCGTGACGACCCGAGACCTTTCCGTGGAGATTTTCGGCGAGCGTATCGCCGCGCCCTTCATAATTTCGCCGACGGGCCTCGCGGCCCTGACAAGGGGACGGGCGGAAGTAGCTCTAGCACGCGGAGCCCAGAACGTCGGTATCCCCATGACGCTCAGCACGGCGGCCAGCATCTCGATTGAGGATCTTGCCCGCGATGCCGCGGGTGCGACGCGCTGGTTTCAACTCTATATCTTCAAGGATCGGGAATTTACTCGAAGCCTGATCGAGAGGGCAAAAAAGGCGGGATACACGGCGCTGGTCGTGTCAGTGGACTGCCCTGTGCTCGGTCAAAGAGAGCGGGATTTTCGCAATCGCATGACGATTCCACTGCGTCCTACGGTGGCAAATGTCATTGACGTCCTGCGCCGACCGAGGTGGCTGTTCGATTTTCTAGCACACGGCGTGCCAAAGCCCGAGAACTTTGCGGGACTGAGATCGAACAACGCTCAGTCGCTGATCATGCAGATGCAGGAGCAGTTCGATCCCTCCATAAGTTGGACGGATATCGCATGGGTTCGGAGCCAGTGGCAGGGACCATTGATCATCAAAGGCCTGGTCTCGGCCATCGACGCTCGTCTGGCGATCGAGCGAGGCGTTGACGGTATCGTGGTCTCCAACCAAGGGGGGCGGCAACTTGATCACGCCGTGCCCACGCTCGAGGCGCTACCCTACATAGTCGACGCCGTCGGTCAAAGAGCCACTGTATTCTGCGATGGCGGCTTTCGCCGAGGTACGGACGTCGTCAAGGCACTTGCATTGGGCGCGAAGGCTGTATTTCTTGGCCGAGCCACCCTGTTCGGCGCCGCCGCGGGAGGCGAGCCAGGCGTGGTGCGCGCGCTTAGGATTCTCTGCGACGAACTTGACCGGGCAATGGCATTGATGGGTTGCGCGAGTTTGGATCAAATCGACCACGCAACAATCTGGGACCGCTTTCACGATAGGTTCCGGCAATACCCGCGACAAACTCGCGAAGTCGATGCGTAA
- a CDS encoding acetyl-CoA carboxylase biotin carboxylase subunit, translating to MPAKQQRLERRFTKLLIANRGEIACRIIRTARRMGLHTVAVFSEADADSQHVSMADEAVLIGPAPATESYLRIDRIIEVARRTGAEAIHPGYGFLSENESFAVACHEAGIIFVGPPVEAIRAMASKSAAKVLMEGSGVPLVPGYHGADQDTDKLAAEAERIGFPVLVKASAGGGGKGMRLAEDAAGFAPSLTAAKREAKAAFGDDHVLIEKFIARPRHVEVQIFGDTHGNIVSLFERECTLQRRHQKVVEEAPSSSLSEEERERVCSAARAAGAAVGYTGAGTVEFVANEDGFYFIEMNTRLQVEHPVTEAITGLDLVEWQLRVAFGEELPLGQDEIERSGHAFEVRIYAEDPQSGFLPSIGRIERWRQPPVGDGIRIDSGFREGDTVTPYYDPMLAKLIVSGANRLQALDRLEDALAGFQVAGVKTNVSFLKALAAHSDVRAGKMDTGFIERELPRLLGHGEAGIDDRDLAAAAAAVLAAERRRVMSPWDISDGWMMVGRRRRKFRFDDAEVTLTYERAGLSLETASGTRPFHVNARPDGRLDVFYGDSKEVVSEVWFGREVDISNARGSRRFGFADPFAGESKVVADAGHLRAPMPGSVRQILAAPGDRLKRGEPLLIMEAMKMEHTLHAPADGTLIALHCGTGDFVQEGAELVEFEIDGNVL from the coding sequence ATGCCGGCCAAACAGCAACGCCTCGAACGGCGCTTCACGAAGCTTCTGATTGCCAACCGCGGCGAGATCGCCTGCCGCATCATTCGCACGGCGAGACGCATGGGCTTGCACACCGTGGCCGTCTTCTCCGAGGCCGACGCGGATTCGCAGCACGTATCAATGGCTGACGAGGCCGTGCTGATCGGTCCCGCGCCGGCGACGGAAAGCTACTTGAGGATCGATCGGATCATCGAAGTCGCACGGCGCACCGGGGCCGAGGCGATCCATCCCGGCTACGGTTTCCTTTCCGAGAACGAGAGTTTTGCGGTCGCCTGCCACGAGGCGGGCATCATTTTCGTCGGACCGCCCGTGGAGGCGATCCGCGCCATGGCCTCGAAGTCGGCGGCCAAGGTCTTGATGGAAGGATCGGGCGTGCCGCTGGTACCCGGCTATCACGGCGCGGACCAGGACACGGACAAGCTCGCCGCGGAGGCAGAGCGCATCGGCTTCCCGGTGCTCGTCAAGGCCTCCGCCGGCGGTGGGGGCAAGGGCATGCGCCTCGCCGAAGATGCGGCCGGTTTCGCACCGTCCCTCACGGCCGCAAAGCGCGAGGCGAAGGCTGCCTTCGGCGACGACCATGTTCTGATCGAGAAATTCATCGCACGGCCTCGCCACGTCGAGGTGCAGATCTTCGGCGATACGCACGGCAACATCGTGTCCCTGTTCGAGCGGGAGTGCACATTGCAGCGTCGGCATCAGAAGGTGGTGGAGGAAGCGCCGTCCTCGTCGCTGTCGGAAGAGGAGCGCGAGCGCGTCTGCTCGGCGGCGCGCGCCGCCGGCGCGGCTGTCGGCTATACGGGCGCCGGGACGGTCGAGTTCGTCGCCAATGAAGACGGGTTCTACTTCATCGAGATGAACACCCGCCTGCAAGTGGAGCATCCGGTGACGGAGGCGATCACCGGGCTTGATCTGGTGGAGTGGCAGTTGCGCGTCGCCTTCGGTGAGGAATTGCCTCTGGGACAGGACGAGATCGAGCGGTCCGGCCATGCATTCGAGGTCCGAATCTACGCCGAGGATCCGCAGAGCGGCTTCCTCCCTTCGATCGGCAGGATCGAACGGTGGCGCCAGCCGCCGGTCGGCGACGGAATCCGGATCGACAGCGGCTTTCGCGAGGGCGATACGGTCACCCCGTACTACGACCCGATGCTGGCGAAGCTTATCGTCAGCGGCGCCAACCGGCTTCAGGCGCTCGACCGGCTGGAGGACGCGCTCGCCGGCTTCCAGGTCGCGGGCGTCAAAACCAATGTCAGCTTCCTCAAGGCGTTGGCCGCGCATTCGGACGTCCGCGCGGGCAAGATGGATACCGGGTTCATAGAGCGCGAGCTTCCACGACTTCTCGGCCATGGAGAGGCTGGGATCGACGATCGCGACCTGGCCGCGGCCGCGGCCGCCGTACTCGCTGCGGAACGTCGGCGCGTCATGTCGCCCTGGGACATTTCGGACGGCTGGATGATGGTCGGTCGCCGTCGCCGCAAATTCCGCTTCGACGACGCCGAGGTTACGCTGACGTACGAGCGCGCGGGCCTAAGCCTAGAGACGGCTTCGGGAACTCGTCCGTTCCACGTGAATGCGAGACCCGATGGCCGGTTGGATGTCTTCTACGGGGACAGCAAGGAGGTGGTTTCCGAGGTCTGGTTCGGCCGCGAGGTCGATATCTCCAACGCGCGGGGGAGCCGCAGGTTCGGGTTCGCTGACCCCTTCGCCGGCGAAAGCAAGGTCGTTGCGGATGCGGGGCATCTGCGCGCGCCCATGCCGGGCTCGGTCCGCCAGATCCTGGCCGCCCCCGGCGACCGGCTCAAGCGCGGAGAGCCGCTGCTTATCATGGAGGCGATGAAGATGGAGCACACATTGCATGCGCCCGCCGATGGCACGCTGATTGCCCTGCATTGCGGCACGGGAGACTTCGTGCAGGAAGGCGCGGAACTCGTGGAGTTCGAGATCGATGGAAACGTGCTGTGA
- a CDS encoding hydroxymethylglutaryl-CoA lyase encodes MTGAVRIVEVGPRDGLQNEAILVSPQVRIAFVEKLLAAGLKTIEVGSFVSPKWVPQMAGTDVVLTTLGIRDGVNFPVLVPNEKGFDAALAAGTREIAIFASASEAFSRKNINCSIAESIDRFRPVADRAHAAGIRMRGYVSCVLGCPYQGQVPPQEVVKVAAALGELGCYEISLGDTIGTGTPNKARDLVRAVSGFLPIERIAAHFHDTYGQALANLFAVVEDGVRTIDAAAGGLGGCPYAKGASGNVATEAVVYMLEGLGMRTDVNLPKLLDAVAFISDELGRPADSNVYKASRLSS; translated from the coding sequence GTGACAGGAGCGGTCAGGATCGTCGAGGTCGGGCCGCGCGACGGACTTCAGAATGAAGCGATTCTGGTCTCGCCGCAGGTCCGCATCGCCTTCGTCGAGAAGTTGCTCGCCGCCGGACTGAAAACGATCGAGGTCGGCAGCTTCGTATCGCCCAAATGGGTGCCGCAGATGGCAGGCACGGACGTCGTGCTGACGACACTCGGCATCCGCGATGGCGTCAATTTCCCTGTCCTCGTGCCGAACGAGAAGGGTTTTGATGCCGCCCTTGCCGCCGGCACGCGCGAGATCGCGATCTTCGCTTCGGCCTCCGAAGCCTTCTCGCGAAAAAACATCAACTGTTCGATCGCCGAATCCATAGACCGTTTCCGTCCGGTCGCGGATCGAGCGCATGCCGCCGGCATAAGGATGCGAGGCTATGTATCCTGCGTCCTCGGCTGCCCCTACCAGGGCCAGGTGCCTCCCCAGGAGGTGGTGAAGGTCGCGGCAGCGCTGGGTGAACTCGGCTGCTACGAGATTTCACTTGGTGACACGATCGGGACAGGGACACCGAACAAGGCCCGCGATCTTGTACGCGCGGTGTCGGGCTTCCTGCCCATCGAGCGCATCGCCGCCCACTTTCACGACACCTACGGCCAAGCGCTCGCCAACCTTTTTGCCGTCGTCGAGGACGGCGTCCGGACGATCGACGCGGCGGCAGGCGGTCTTGGAGGCTGTCCCTACGCAAAGGGCGCAAGCGGCAACGTCGCAACAGAGGCCGTCGTCTATATGCTCGAGGGTCTGGGAATGCGGACCGACGTGAACCTTCCGAAATTGCTGGACGCAGTTGCCTTCATCTCCGACGAACTCGGGCGGCCGGCAGACTCGAATGTCTACAAGGCGAGCCGCCTTTCATCGTGA
- a CDS encoding enoyl-CoA hydratase-related protein, whose translation MGQFRIDIEKGVARVTLTRPEKHNAFDDRLIADLTASLRELEAEPAAQILILAAEGPSFSAGAELGWMKRAAAASEDENLEDARKLAELMRTLDEFPKPTIAVVQGPAYGGGVGLVACCDIAIASTAAKFALSEVKFGLIPSAIGPYVVAAIGPRQARRYFQTAEIFGARTAQAIGLVHEAVEPDTLERRVAEIVEALGKGAPAARREAKLLVSDIGHRPIDAAMIEMTAVRISAVRAREEAKEGLDAFLSRRRASWDCGGEK comes from the coding sequence ATGGGCCAGTTCCGTATCGACATCGAAAAGGGCGTTGCGCGGGTGACGCTCACCCGTCCGGAGAAGCACAACGCTTTCGACGACCGGCTGATCGCGGATCTTACGGCCTCACTGCGGGAACTTGAGGCCGAACCGGCGGCGCAGATCCTGATCCTGGCCGCGGAAGGGCCAAGCTTCAGTGCCGGAGCGGAGCTCGGATGGATGAAGCGCGCCGCCGCTGCCAGCGAGGATGAGAATCTCGAGGACGCGCGCAAGCTGGCCGAACTGATGCGCACGCTCGACGAATTCCCGAAGCCCACGATAGCGGTCGTGCAGGGGCCTGCCTACGGCGGCGGTGTCGGACTCGTCGCGTGCTGCGACATCGCCATCGCCTCAACCGCGGCGAAGTTCGCGCTGTCCGAAGTCAAGTTCGGCCTGATCCCATCGGCGATAGGCCCCTATGTCGTCGCCGCGATCGGTCCGAGACAGGCACGACGCTATTTCCAGACCGCCGAAATCTTTGGAGCACGTACCGCACAGGCGATCGGCCTCGTTCACGAGGCCGTTGAACCCGACACGCTCGAACGCCGCGTCGCGGAGATCGTCGAGGCGCTCGGGAAAGGAGCGCCGGCCGCCCGTCGCGAGGCCAAGCTGCTCGTAAGCGATATCGGCCACCGGCCGATCGACGCCGCGATGATCGAGATGACGGCGGTACGGATCTCCGCGGTTCGTGCGCGCGAAGAGGCGAAGGAGGGGCTGGATGCCTTCCTCTCGCGACGCCGCGCATCCTGGGATTGCGGAGGCGAAAAGTGA
- a CDS encoding MmgE/PrpD family protein, translating into MAKAVMDEFATFAASADDHTFPLLARSRAIDAIIDCIGCMLAGVDEPCAKNLREIMAFGKRAATLSFVPGAGYTAAPEAALCNGTAAHALDYDDTNHPAYAHPSAVLVPALLAISPLADARGTDIVSSYIVGFDLIGKLGRVLNTGHYAKGWHSTNTFGAVAAALACARLLCLPAEKISIAMGIAASGASGVRANFGTMVKPLHAGLAAQTGVRAALLARAGYDAAEDAFMGKAGYLAAFRGEGEPQPGFLSTPGEPLEILTDYGLALKPYPSCGATHPGIEAGILLNQQLFPRGNASGDLRRVRIGVARMALNPLIHHVARTPLQGKFCLEYCVAAALVEGRVDLSTFSPEKITDQAIQAVAGNTTMVVDERVAESPEFSTVVLVETNAGRVEEILVPLAKGKPERWMSRAERLEKFQDCIAYARGTTPKDLFEQFETMDSDIQVEALISTLRDHLTP; encoded by the coding sequence ATGGCAAAAGCCGTCATGGACGAATTTGCGACGTTCGCTGCATCAGCCGACGACCATACGTTTCCTCTGCTTGCCCGCAGCCGTGCGATAGACGCGATCATCGACTGCATCGGCTGCATGCTGGCCGGCGTGGATGAACCGTGCGCGAAAAATCTGCGCGAGATCATGGCGTTCGGCAAGCGCGCCGCCACCTTGTCCTTCGTGCCCGGCGCTGGCTATACGGCGGCGCCGGAGGCGGCACTGTGCAACGGAACCGCCGCGCATGCTCTCGACTATGACGATACCAATCATCCGGCCTATGCGCATCCAAGCGCAGTGCTCGTTCCGGCATTGCTGGCGATATCGCCCCTGGCGGATGCCCGCGGGACCGACATCGTCTCGTCCTACATCGTTGGCTTCGACCTGATCGGAAAGCTCGGTCGTGTCTTGAATACGGGCCACTACGCCAAGGGCTGGCACAGCACGAACACCTTCGGTGCTGTCGCAGCCGCTCTCGCCTGTGCGCGCCTGCTTTGCCTGCCGGCCGAGAAGATCAGCATCGCCATGGGGATCGCGGCCTCCGGGGCCAGCGGCGTTCGCGCCAATTTCGGCACCATGGTCAAACCCCTTCACGCCGGCCTGGCCGCGCAGACGGGCGTACGTGCGGCGCTGCTGGCGCGCGCCGGCTATGATGCAGCGGAAGATGCGTTCATGGGAAAGGCGGGCTATCTGGCCGCCTTCCGCGGCGAAGGGGAGCCTCAGCCAGGCTTTCTGTCGACGCCGGGCGAACCGCTCGAAATCCTGACCGACTATGGCCTGGCACTCAAACCCTATCCGAGTTGCGGCGCAACTCACCCCGGTATCGAAGCCGGGATCCTGCTCAACCAGCAGCTTTTTCCTCGCGGCAATGCATCCGGAGACTTGAGGCGGGTGCGGATCGGCGTCGCGCGCATGGCGCTGAATCCGCTCATCCATCACGTAGCGAGAACGCCCCTGCAAGGCAAGTTCTGCCTGGAGTACTGCGTGGCCGCTGCCCTGGTGGAAGGCAGGGTCGACCTGTCGACCTTCAGTCCGGAGAAGATCACTGATCAGGCGATACAGGCTGTGGCCGGCAATACGACGATGGTCGTGGACGAGCGCGTCGCCGAAAGTCCTGAATTTTCCACGGTCGTTCTTGTGGAAACCAATGCCGGCCGTGTCGAGGAAATCCTAGTGCCGCTGGCGAAGGGAAAACCCGAGCGCTGGATGAGCAGAGCCGAGCGGCTGGAGAAATTTCAAGACTGCATCGCATATGCCCGTGGAACCACTCCGAAGGATCTTTTTGAGCAGTTTGAAACGATGGATTCAGATATTCAGGTTGAAGCGCTGATCTCGACTTTGCGTGATCATCTCACTCCTTGA
- a CDS encoding TetR/AcrR family transcriptional regulator yields MVRPVGSDGARTEAAIRDAAIHLIAVKGFEAVTLRGIAKQVGIQASSLYRYYPSKSELLMTIITAHMEELLDQWAEAAPVGDSALERLDAFIEFHVRYHSSKPTEVFIANMEMRSLAPDDRKTVVAMRKRYEDILRQILLDGVGEGVFSVPDARVATFAILAMLTGLTAWYQEGGRLSKDELVACYSKLVTTGLSSVA; encoded by the coding sequence ATGGTGCGACCCGTTGGTTCCGATGGAGCGCGGACGGAAGCCGCAATACGCGACGCTGCGATCCATCTGATCGCTGTCAAGGGGTTTGAGGCCGTCACCCTGCGCGGAATCGCGAAGCAGGTCGGCATCCAGGCAAGCTCGCTGTACCGCTACTACCCAAGCAAAAGCGAACTCCTCATGACGATCATCACCGCCCATATGGAGGAACTCCTCGACCAATGGGCTGAGGCGGCGCCGGTCGGCGACAGTGCTCTGGAACGTCTCGATGCCTTCATAGAATTCCATGTGCGCTATCATTCCTCAAAGCCGACGGAGGTCTTCATTGCCAATATGGAGATGCGCAGCCTTGCACCGGACGACCGGAAGACGGTCGTGGCGATGCGCAAGCGTTATGAGGACATCCTGCGCCAGATCCTGCTCGACGGCGTCGGGGAAGGGGTGTTTTCCGTGCCGGATGCGCGGGTCGCCACCTTTGCCATCCTCGCCATGCTGACTGGGCTCACCGCCTGGTATCAGGAGGGAGGGCGGCTATCGAAAGACGAATTGGTCGCCTGTTACTCCAAGCTCGTGACGACAGGCCTCAGCAGCGTCGCATAG
- a CDS encoding methylcrotonoyl-CoA carboxylase: MAVLANGVDPRLPVFSSNAASMRTLVEDFHSRLEGIGRGGSEEARTKHVSRGKLLARDRIDLLLDPGSPFLEVGAMAALGLYGDEVPSAGLVTGIGRVSGRECMIVANDATVKGGSYYPLTVKKHLRAQDIAMQNRLPCIYMVDSGGAFLPLQDEIFPDERNFGRIFYNQSQMSAAGIPQIAIVMGSCTAGGAYVPAMCDESIIVRNQGTIFLGGPPLVKAATGEVVTAEELGGADVHTRQSGVADHYATDDAHAIGIARRVVAGVSHLEKSARGLIPAREPLYPAEELYGIVPVDQRKPFDIRDIIARIVDASEFDEFKALYGTTLVCGFAHIWGYPVGIVANNGILFSESAQKGAHFIELCSQRELPLVFLQNITGFMVGKKYEAGGIAKDGAKLVTAVSTTNVPKYTVVVGGSYGAGNYGMCGRAYSPRFLWMWPNARISVMGGEQAASVLSLLRREAIEAKGGVWTAEDEEAFRAPIRDQYERQGHPYYSTARLWDDGVIDPADTRRILALALSAGRNAPIEPTRFGLFRM, translated from the coding sequence ATGGCAGTGCTTGCGAACGGGGTGGATCCCCGCCTCCCCGTCTTCTCTTCGAACGCGGCGTCAATGCGCACGCTCGTCGAGGATTTCCATTCGCGACTCGAAGGAATCGGCCGCGGCGGCAGCGAGGAGGCCCGGACCAAGCACGTATCGCGCGGCAAGTTGCTCGCCCGCGACCGCATCGACCTCCTCCTCGATCCGGGTTCGCCCTTCCTCGAGGTAGGCGCCATGGCCGCCCTCGGCCTCTACGGCGACGAGGTACCGAGCGCCGGCCTCGTCACAGGCATCGGCCGGGTCAGCGGCCGGGAATGCATGATCGTCGCCAACGACGCGACGGTAAAAGGTGGCTCCTACTATCCGCTGACGGTGAAGAAGCATCTCCGGGCGCAGGATATCGCCATGCAGAACCGGTTACCATGCATCTACATGGTGGATTCCGGGGGCGCATTCCTGCCGTTGCAGGACGAGATCTTTCCCGACGAGCGGAATTTTGGCCGCATCTTCTACAACCAGTCGCAGATGTCGGCGGCCGGCATCCCGCAGATCGCCATCGTTATGGGCTCCTGCACGGCAGGTGGGGCCTACGTGCCGGCGATGTGCGACGAGAGCATCATCGTCCGCAACCAGGGCACGATCTTCCTGGGCGGCCCGCCCCTGGTCAAAGCGGCGACCGGCGAAGTGGTGACCGCGGAGGAATTGGGCGGCGCGGATGTCCACACGCGGCAGTCGGGTGTCGCGGATCATTATGCGACCGACGACGCTCATGCCATCGGCATCGCCCGCCGGGTCGTCGCGGGCGTGAGTCATCTGGAGAAGTCGGCGCGCGGCCTCATTCCAGCGCGCGAGCCCTTGTACCCGGCGGAAGAGCTCTACGGCATCGTTCCCGTGGACCAGCGCAAGCCTTTCGATATCCGTGACATCATCGCCCGCATCGTCGACGCGTCGGAGTTCGACGAGTTCAAGGCGCTCTACGGGACGACGCTGGTGTGTGGTTTCGCCCATATCTGGGGCTATCCGGTCGGGATCGTCGCTAACAACGGCATCCTGTTCAGCGAAAGCGCGCAGAAGGGCGCCCACTTCATCGAGCTGTGCAGCCAGCGGGAGCTTCCCCTGGTCTTTCTGCAGAACATCACCGGCTTCATGGTCGGGAAGAAATACGAGGCCGGCGGCATCGCCAAGGACGGCGCCAAGCTGGTGACGGCCGTCTCCACCACCAATGTGCCGAAATATACGGTTGTTGTCGGGGGGAGCTACGGCGCCGGCAACTACGGCATGTGCGGCAGAGCCTATTCGCCGCGCTTCCTTTGGATGTGGCCCAATGCCCGCATCTCTGTCATGGGCGGAGAGCAGGCTGCCAGTGTGCTGTCACTGCTGCGGCGCGAAGCGATCGAGGCGAAGGGTGGAGTGTGGACCGCCGAGGACGAGGAAGCTTTCCGCGCCCCAATCCGCGACCAGTACGAACGGCAGGGCCACCCCTATTACTCCACGGCGCGGCTCTGGGACGACGGCGTGATCGACCCGGCCGATACGCGGCGGATACTCGCACTGGCGCTCAGTGCCGGTCGCAACGCTCCAATCGAGCCGACAAGGTTCGGCCTGTTCAGGATGTAG
- a CDS encoding AraC family transcriptional regulator translates to MIPASSMLLHGEVRACWYEDTGVYRILSGSSLMTKCSPHIHETYTVAFLKRGPATISIGGNDLFWMPYTALLINPYEIMSCSHDSWFEYDVCYPPKQFMDEVARRLHSDMPLKFAAPLVSGPVGKKIGDILASLIGGPRGAKSLVSAEQELMQLIIRNAGLLLSRDKARASQGCVGQARDLIEKLLQEEISVSELSKLVNQSRSHFTRRFRRATGLPPSDYIRQIRLARGLSQIQRGAGLADTALVMGFADQAHFTREFKKVYGTTPGKLVRDIARPYG, encoded by the coding sequence ATGATACCCGCCTCTTCCATGCTGCTACACGGCGAAGTTCGTGCTTGCTGGTACGAGGATACGGGTGTCTACCGAATTCTGAGCGGCAGCTCGCTCATGACGAAATGCTCGCCTCACATTCATGAAACATATACGGTGGCTTTTCTGAAGCGCGGCCCGGCGACCATCAGTATTGGCGGCAATGATCTGTTCTGGATGCCGTACACCGCCCTGCTGATCAACCCGTATGAGATCATGTCGTGCTCGCACGACAGCTGGTTCGAATATGACGTATGTTACCCTCCCAAGCAATTTATGGATGAGGTCGCGCGCCGTCTCCATTCAGACATGCCGCTGAAGTTTGCAGCCCCGCTCGTCTCCGGACCTGTTGGCAAAAAGATCGGCGATATCCTTGCAAGTTTAATTGGAGGACCGAGGGGCGCTAAATCTCTGGTGTCGGCCGAGCAGGAGTTGATGCAACTGATCATCCGCAATGCCGGCTTGCTTCTGTCGCGTGACAAAGCTCGCGCCAGCCAAGGATGCGTGGGTCAGGCTCGTGATCTGATAGAGAAACTGCTTCAGGAGGAAATTTCCGTGTCCGAACTGAGCAAATTGGTCAACCAAAGCCGATCCCATTTCACGCGCCGATTTCGCCGGGCTACAGGATTGCCGCCGAGCGACTACATCCGACAGATCCGGCTGGCCAGGGGGCTTAGTCAGATACAGAGGGGCGCGGGCCTTGCCGACACTGCCTTAGTCATGGGATTTGCCGACCAGGCCCATTTCACCCGTGAGTTCAAAAAGGTCTACGGCACGACGCCGGGCAAGCTGGTTCGCGACATAGCCAGACCGTATGGGTGA